In the Drosophila takahashii strain IR98-3 E-12201 chromosome 3R, DtakHiC1v2, whole genome shotgun sequence genome, one interval contains:
- the mIF2 gene encoding translation initiation factor IF-2, mitochondrial, whose protein sequence is MLRIVNISRLANTLPQPPAFLRGFHVNAARLKRRKTAEEKKSPRIIEYSPKKAQTAGGGASDIWRHMSVAQLAKELERPLDDVQEAMLYVKGADNIEPAFKLADLKIIQEIAKKLGAKTRVVATPEAASEDDQKERDVAPRPPAPPELLHPRPPVVTVMGHVDHGKTTLLDSLRGADVAAGEAGGITQHIGAFTVTLENGERVTFLDTPGHAAFSAMRARGAVATDIIVLVVAAEDGVMAQTREVIQLAKEAQVPIIVALNKIDKPEANIEKSKRELAQMGLALEEHGGDVQVIPISALKGTNLQLLAEAVSTQATLMGLKSDPTGLVEGIVVESKTDPRRGKLSTAIVSRGTLRKGSVLLSGLAHAKVRGLFDHNGQPLSEAPPGTPVEILGWRELPLAGDLILEVETEKKAHAVLKYREHEEQKEKIESSSDEIRKKEEEHQAKYRAEREARRLAGRFRMRGGQRVKQVDDNEGKPRVSVIIKGDVHGSVEAILDVLETYSSNESCRLDIVHYGVGNVTEGDLELAKAFDAIVYAFAVETPQLKATKEVNVRSYNIIYRLIDDLKEQLSSKLPPVEVEEVLGEANVLQNFLINEGRKEVPVAGCRCTKGVLKKAQKFRLLRDGEVVYNGPLESMRHLKNEVDTIKKDVECGLRFKDTKVLPQAGDILQCYTTNMEAQQTDWDPGF, encoded by the exons ATGCTTCGAATTGTTAATATAAGTCGACTGGCCAATACCCTGCCACAGCCGCCGGCGTTTCTAAGGGGATTCCATGTGAACGCTGCACGCCTGAAACGCCGGAAAACAGCAGAGGAGAAG AAATcccccagaattatagagtaCTCCCCCAAGAAGGCGCAAACGGCGGGTGGCGGAGCCTCCGACATCTGGAGGCACATGAGCGTGGCCCAATTGGCCAAGGAACTGGAAAGACCACTGG ATGATGTCCAGGAGGCCATGTTGTATGTCAAGGGCGCCGACAACATTGAACCCGCCTTTAAGCTGGCAGATCTCAAGATCATCCAGGAAATAGCCAAGAAACTGGGCGCCAAAACCCGGGTGGTGGCCACACCGGAGGCTGCAAGCGAGGATGACCAGAAGGAGCGCGATGTGGCACCAAGACCGCCTGCTCCGCCAGAACTCCTGCATCCCCGCCCACCCGTTGTCACCGTAATGGGTCACGTGGATCATGGCAAGACCACTCTGCTGGATTCCCTGCGAGGTGCCGATGTGGCTGCCGGCGAGGCTGGTGGGATTACCCAGCACATAGGCGCCTTCACAGTCACCTTGGAGAACGGCGAAAGAGTCACGTTTCTGGACACACCGGGACATGCCGCCTTCAGCGCGATGAGAGCTCGCGGAGCCGTGGCCACGGACATCATTGTGCTCGTGGTGGCCGCCGAGGATGGCGTTATGGCGCAGACACGTGAGGTCATCCAGCTGGCCAAGGAGGCCCAGGTTCCCATTATTGTGGCGCTCAACAAGATCGACAAGCCAGAGGCTAATATT GAAAAAAGCAAGCGGGAACTGGCCCAAATGGGCCTGGCTCTCGAGGAGCATGGCGGCGATGTCCAAGTGATACCAATCTCTGCCCTCAAAGGCACCAATCTGCAACTTTTGGCCGAGGCCGTCAGCACACAGGCCACGCTCATGGGCCTCAAATCGGATCCCACGGGTCTGGTTGAGGGAATCGTCGTGGAATCAAAAACCGATCCTCGCCGTGGCAAGCTTTCCACGGCCATCGTTTCGCGTGGAACGCTGCGTAAAGGCTCCGTGCTGCTAAGTGGTTTAGCTCATGCTAAAGTAAGAGGTCTCTTCGATCACAATGGCCAGCCTTTGAGTGAAGCTCCTCCCGGCACTCCCGTTGAAATTCTGGGCTGGCGGGAATTGCCTCTTGCTGGTGATCTCATACTCGAGGTGGAAACGGAG AAAAAAGCCCATGCCGTCTTGAAGTACCGCGAGCACGAGGAGCAAAAGGAGAAGATCGAGTCGAGCAGCGATGAGATTCgcaagaaggaggaggagcaccaGGCCAAGTACCGGGCGGAGCGTGAGGCCCGTCGTTTAGCCGGTCGCTTCAGGATGCGCGGTGGCCAACGGGTCAAGCAGGTGGACGACAACGAGGGCAAGCCGCGGGTCAGTGTCATCATCAAGGGCGATGTTCATGGCTCTGTGGAGGCCATTCTCGATGTGCTGGAGACGTACAGCAGCAACGAGAGCTGCCGCCTGGACATTGTGCACTATGGCGTGGGCAATGTGACCGAGGGCGATCTCGAGCTGGCCAAGGCTTTCGATGCCATCGTCTATGCCTTTGCCGTGGAGACACCTCAGCTGAAGGCAACCAAAGAAGTGAACGTGCGCAGCTACAACATCATCTACCGGCTAATCGACGACCTCAAGGAGCAGCTGAGCAGCAAGTTGCCGCCCGTGGAAGTGGAGGAGGTGCTGGGCGAGGCCAATGTCCTTCAGAACTTCCTCATCAACGAGGGGCGAAAGGAAGTGCCCGTGGCGGGCTGTCGCTGCACCAAGGGAGTATTGAAAAAGGCCCAGAAATTCCGATTGCTGCGGGATGGTGAAGTGGTCTACAACGGGCCGCTGGAGTCCATGCGGCACCTGAAGAACGAGGTGGACACGATTAAGAAGGACGTGGAGTGCGGCCTACGCTTTAAGGACACCAAAGTGCTGCCACAAGCTGGAGATATTCTGCAGTGCTACACCACGAACATGGAGGCCCAGCAAACGGACTGGGATCCAGGTTTCTAG